In Coriobacteriia bacterium, the sequence GGCGTGGATTACCAACCGCCAGATCGAAGCCGCTCGTATCGCAATGACTCGTTACATGAAGCGTGGCGGTAAGGTCTGGATCGACATCTTCCCGGACAAGCCCATCACGCAGAAGCCGGCCGAGACCCGCATGGGTTCCGGCAAGGGTAATCCCGAGAAGTGGGTCGCGGTCGTCAAGCCCGGCCGCATCATGTTCGAGATTGCCGGTGTGCCGGAGGACGTGG encodes:
- the rplP gene encoding 50S ribosomal protein L16; amino-acid sequence: MLLPKRVKHRKVQRGSRKGSAKGGTKVTFGEYGLKALEPAWITNRQIEAARIAMTRYMKRGGKVWIDIFPDKPITQKPAETRMGSGKGNPEKWVAVVKPGRIMFEIAGVPEDVAKEAMRLAAHKLPIKTKFVTRAESGGEA